One window of the Granulicella arctica genome contains the following:
- a CDS encoding aldo/keto reductase, whose protein sequence is MEYRQLGRSGFKVPELCFGAGTFGADNEFFKAWSQTTQDEAIRIVDICMEAGVNFFDTADIYSNGSSETALGKALSHLKREDVLISTKATFRFGNGPNDVGSSRYHLIQSLENSLKRLNTDYVDVYHLHGFDATTPIDETLNTLDRFVREGKVRYIACSNFSGWHLMKSLSVSERYGWSKYVGHQVYYSLVGRDYEWELMPLALDQGIGALVWSPLGWGRLTGKIRRGQPLPADSRLNTKVVVDGGPQPDNEYLYKVVDAIDLIAKETGKTVPQIALNWLLQRPTVSTLIIGARNEQQLKANLGAVGWKLSTEQIAALDAASEVPVAYPYWHQRQFQERNPKPV, encoded by the coding sequence ATGGAATATAGACAGCTAGGCAGATCAGGATTCAAAGTTCCGGAGCTCTGCTTCGGTGCAGGAACATTCGGCGCAGACAACGAGTTCTTCAAGGCGTGGTCTCAGACGACGCAGGATGAGGCAATTCGCATCGTCGACATCTGCATGGAGGCTGGCGTCAACTTCTTCGACACCGCCGACATCTACTCCAACGGCTCAAGCGAAACGGCTCTAGGCAAAGCGCTCTCCCATCTGAAACGTGAAGATGTGCTCATCTCCACGAAGGCGACCTTCCGTTTCGGTAATGGTCCGAATGATGTTGGCTCAAGTCGATACCACCTCATCCAGTCACTCGAGAACAGCCTCAAGCGCCTCAACACGGACTACGTCGATGTCTACCACCTCCACGGCTTCGACGCCACAACCCCGATCGACGAGACGCTCAACACCCTCGACCGATTCGTCCGCGAAGGCAAAGTCCGGTACATCGCGTGCTCCAACTTCTCAGGCTGGCACCTGATGAAATCCCTCTCCGTCAGCGAGCGCTACGGCTGGTCAAAGTACGTCGGTCATCAGGTCTACTACTCGCTCGTCGGTCGCGACTACGAGTGGGAGTTAATGCCGCTTGCACTCGACCAGGGCATCGGCGCGCTCGTCTGGTCGCCACTTGGGTGGGGCCGCCTCACCGGCAAAATTCGTCGTGGCCAGCCCCTCCCCGCCGATAGCCGCCTCAACACCAAGGTAGTCGTCGATGGCGGACCGCAGCCAGATAACGAGTACCTCTACAAAGTCGTGGATGCGATTGATCTCATCGCGAAAGAGACGGGCAAAACCGTTCCTCAGATCGCCCTTAACTGGCTGTTGCAGCGGCCCACCGTTTCGACACTTATCATCGGGGCACGCAACGAACAACAACTGAAAGCCAATCTCGGCGCTGTTGGCTGGAAGCTCTCGACCGAGCAGATCGCAGCGCTCGATGCAGCCAGTGAAGTGCCCGTCGCCTATCCCTACTGGCACCAGCGTCAGTTCCAGGAGCGTAACCCCAAGCCCGTATAA
- a CDS encoding ATP-dependent DNA ligase, whose amino-acid sequence MALFGDLAALAEQLASEASRLKKRSAIASTIAAIHLASPESDDAGLFALYLAGLPFAEADPRKLNAGGALLSKAVLTVTGATDAALTAAYRRHGDMGAAAHDLLAQKEALPPTIALNEVSTAFDGMAIARTTAIRSGLVENLLRRATPIEAKYLIKLMLGDMRIGVKQSLVEEAIGIAAEAPVADVRHAVMLEADLGAATRRAFTGTLAEARMRLFHPLGFMLASPVDSPEEAVARFTERPEKVAKAPRKKTKKSAKAQLEESDPEDLEAVSEEPLALEPIPTDMLPVQAFLEDKYDGMRAQIHCGDPDQPGRVAIYSRNREDVTVSFPELEEAFAHVLADVDGPLILDGEILGWNFSEASEEGGPGLAERALPFATLGQRIGRKKVSNEWRRQVPVVFMVFDLMYTRGELVLDLPLRERRNRLEAVVELMIDRIVSPLALNEYKGKPQTEMFLDAPAANPDELPKPRLILSPSRLVENAEDIDRAYADARARANEGVMLKAAKSTYQPGRRGLAWVKLKRELGSLDVVITGAEFGSGRRSQFLSDYTFAVRGPAFHQTGELLNVGKAYSGVTDVEITELTDFLKEHTLEDHGHFRTVEPLVILEVAFNNIMRSDRHASGFALRFPRILRIRSDKPLAEIDTVERVEEVYLSQVDRPSE is encoded by the coding sequence ATGGCTCTGTTTGGCGATCTTGCGGCTTTGGCGGAACAACTGGCATCCGAGGCGAGTCGCCTCAAAAAGAGGTCGGCTATCGCCAGCACCATCGCTGCGATTCACCTCGCATCGCCCGAATCGGATGACGCCGGCCTCTTCGCGCTCTATCTCGCCGGACTGCCCTTTGCTGAGGCTGATCCCCGCAAACTCAACGCGGGTGGTGCTCTTCTCAGCAAGGCCGTCTTGACGGTGACCGGCGCAACGGACGCCGCGCTGACCGCGGCCTATCGCAGACATGGCGACATGGGTGCCGCCGCGCATGACCTGCTGGCCCAAAAGGAAGCGCTTCCGCCCACGATTGCCCTCAACGAGGTATCCACAGCCTTCGACGGCATGGCGATCGCCCGCACCACCGCCATCCGTTCAGGTCTGGTCGAGAACCTTCTCCGTCGCGCCACCCCGATTGAGGCAAAATACCTGATCAAGCTGATGCTGGGCGACATGCGTATCGGCGTCAAGCAAAGCCTCGTCGAAGAGGCCATTGGCATCGCTGCCGAAGCCCCTGTTGCTGACGTCCGCCATGCCGTCATGCTCGAGGCCGATCTAGGAGCAGCTACGAGACGTGCCTTTACCGGCACGCTTGCCGAAGCCCGCATGCGCCTCTTCCACCCGCTCGGCTTCATGCTCGCATCGCCCGTGGATAGCCCCGAGGAGGCTGTCGCCCGCTTCACCGAAAGGCCTGAGAAGGTCGCCAAAGCTCCAAGGAAGAAAACAAAGAAGTCCGCTAAAGCTCAGCTGGAAGAATCAGATCCAGAGGATCTTGAAGCTGTTTCAGAAGAGCCCTTGGCGTTGGAACCCATACCGACCGACATGCTCCCCGTACAGGCCTTCTTAGAGGATAAGTACGACGGGATGCGTGCCCAGATCCACTGTGGCGACCCTGATCAGCCCGGCCGCGTGGCTATCTACTCCCGCAACCGCGAGGACGTGACGGTCAGCTTTCCCGAGTTGGAGGAGGCCTTCGCCCATGTGCTCGCCGATGTCGACGGCCCGCTCATCCTTGACGGCGAGATCCTCGGCTGGAACTTCAGCGAAGCCTCTGAAGAAGGAGGCCCAGGCCTGGCCGAGCGAGCCCTTCCATTCGCCACCCTCGGCCAGCGCATCGGCCGCAAGAAGGTCTCAAACGAGTGGCGGAGGCAGGTTCCCGTCGTCTTCATGGTCTTCGACCTGATGTACACCCGCGGCGAGCTCGTCCTTGACCTGCCCCTGCGTGAGCGGCGCAACCGCCTCGAAGCAGTGGTGGAGCTGATGATTGACCGCATCGTCTCACCGCTTGCCCTCAACGAATACAAAGGGAAACCGCAGACCGAGATGTTTCTCGACGCTCCCGCAGCCAACCCTGACGAGCTGCCGAAACCGCGCTTGATTCTCTCGCCTTCACGCCTAGTCGAGAACGCAGAAGACATCGATCGCGCCTACGCCGATGCTCGCGCCCGTGCCAATGAGGGCGTGATGCTGAAGGCCGCAAAGTCCACCTATCAGCCCGGCCGGAGGGGCCTCGCCTGGGTCAAACTGAAGCGCGAATTGGGCTCGCTCGACGTCGTCATCACAGGCGCTGAGTTCGGCAGTGGCCGTCGCTCCCAGTTTCTGAGTGACTACACATTCGCCGTGCGAGGACCAGCCTTCCATCAGACCGGCGAACTACTCAACGTTGGCAAAGCCTATTCGGGCGTGACCGATGTGGAGATCACTGAGCTGACAGACTTCCTCAAAGAACACACGCTCGAAGATCACGGCCACTTCCGCACCGTTGAACCGCTGGTTATTCTTGAAGTAGCGTTCAACAACATTATGCGGAGCGACCGGCACGCCAGCGGCTTTGCCCTGCGTTTTCCACGCATCCTCCGCATCCGCTCCGACAAGCCTCTAGCCGAAATCGACACCGTAGAGCGAGTCGAAGAGGTCTACCTCAGTCAGGTGGATAGGCCTTCTGAATAA
- the prfA gene encoding peptide chain release factor 1 — MFDRLEQMEARYNALGQQMSDPTLVNDQKKFQAVAKESRDMEPIVEKYREYRKISEGIAEATAMMAETDPEIKAMAAEELASLEPRLVPVEEELKVMLLPKDPNDDKNIIIELRAGTGGDEAALFVAEVFRMYLRFAEQHKWKVQVLSESESGIGGGLKDVTAIFEGDKVYSQMKYESGVHRVQRVPATETQGRVHTSAITVAVLPEAEEVDVKIEAKDLRIDTFCSSGPGGQSVNTTYSAIRITHLPTQTVVSCQDEKSQIKNREKAMRVLRSRLYEVEAERIHQIQAKERKSQVGSGDRSEKIRTYNFPQNRLTDHRIGLTNHQLAMVMEGQLQPTIDALIAHDVAEKMKGDQTMVA; from the coding sequence ATGTTCGACCGTTTGGAACAGATGGAAGCACGCTACAACGCGCTGGGTCAGCAGATGTCTGACCCAACGCTGGTCAACGATCAGAAGAAATTTCAGGCCGTCGCGAAGGAGAGCCGCGATATGGAGCCGATCGTTGAGAAGTATCGCGAGTATCGCAAGATCAGCGAGGGGATCGCAGAAGCTACGGCGATGATGGCCGAGACTGATCCCGAAATCAAGGCTATGGCGGCGGAGGAGCTAGCCTCGCTCGAACCGCGGCTGGTGCCGGTCGAAGAAGAGTTGAAGGTCATGCTGCTGCCGAAGGATCCAAATGATGACAAGAACATCATCATCGAACTGCGTGCGGGCACGGGCGGCGACGAGGCGGCGTTGTTTGTGGCGGAGGTCTTTCGGATGTACCTGCGCTTCGCAGAGCAGCATAAGTGGAAGGTGCAGGTGCTGTCGGAGTCGGAGTCGGGGATCGGCGGCGGTCTCAAGGACGTGACGGCGATCTTTGAAGGCGATAAGGTCTACTCGCAGATGAAGTACGAATCGGGGGTGCATCGCGTGCAGCGCGTTCCGGCGACCGAGACACAGGGCCGCGTTCACACCTCGGCGATTACGGTTGCGGTGCTGCCCGAGGCCGAAGAGGTCGACGTCAAGATCGAGGCGAAGGACCTGCGCATCGATACCTTCTGTAGCTCGGGGCCGGGCGGTCAGTCAGTCAATACGACGTACTCTGCGATTCGGATCACGCATCTGCCGACCCAGACGGTGGTGAGCTGCCAGGACGAAAAGTCGCAGATCAAGAACCGCGAGAAGGCGATGCGCGTCCTGCGGTCGCGGCTCTACGAGGTTGAGGCCGAGCGCATTCACCAGATCCAGGCGAAGGAACGGAAGTCGCAGGTTGGCTCGGGCGATCGAAGTGAGAAGATTCGCACTTATAATTTTCCGCAGAATCGGCTCACCGACCACAGGATCGGATTGACGAACCACCAGCTCGCCATGGTGATGGAAGGTCAGCTACAGCCGACAATCGACGCGCTAATCGCTCATGACGTCGCCGAGAAGATGAAGGGCGACCAGACGATGGTGGCCTAA
- the prmC gene encoding peptide chain release factor N(5)-glutamine methyltransferase, protein MRLRDALAAARERLETHADLATSAGRDAELLLLHAAGLPRASLFAYPECELGVEEDVRYQASVARRLALEPIQYIIGVQEFYGLALKVTPAVLIPRPETEHLIEAVLERSSKDEPLRILDVGTGSGAIAIALATHLPKAQVTALDLSPGALAVAEENVRAHGLAGRIRFIGSDLLAAVAGEIFDVIVSNPPYIPAADRSSLHPQVREYEPDMALFAGAAGMDIYRRLVPQAFDALRPGGLLAMEIGWGQTDAIRDLLSGWMDVSFVDDLQGIPRVALARRPD, encoded by the coding sequence GTGAGATTGCGCGATGCACTTGCTGCTGCGAGGGAGCGTCTTGAGACTCATGCGGACCTCGCGACGAGCGCGGGGCGGGATGCGGAGCTTCTGCTGCTTCATGCGGCGGGACTTCCGCGAGCTAGCCTTTTCGCCTATCCGGAGTGCGAGTTGGGTGTGGAGGAAGATGTCCGCTACCAAGCCAGCGTGGCGCGGCGATTGGCGCTTGAGCCGATCCAGTACATCATTGGCGTGCAGGAGTTTTATGGACTGGCGCTTAAGGTCACTCCAGCCGTCCTGATCCCCAGACCGGAGACGGAGCACCTGATCGAGGCGGTGCTGGAGCGATCGTCCAAGGACGAACCGCTTCGCATCCTTGATGTGGGAACGGGTTCTGGAGCGATCGCCATTGCGCTGGCGACTCATCTGCCGAAGGCTCAGGTAACTGCTCTGGACCTTTCGCCTGGGGCTCTTGCAGTGGCCGAGGAGAACGTTCGGGCCCATGGTTTGGCTGGGCGGATACGGTTTATCGGATCGGACCTTCTTGCCGCGGTTGCAGGCGAGATCTTCGATGTGATTGTGAGCAATCCGCCGTACATTCCGGCTGCAGATCGGTCTTCGCTGCATCCGCAGGTGCGAGAGTATGAACCTGACATGGCGCTTTTTGCGGGAGCAGCCGGGATGGATATCTACCGTCGCCTCGTGCCGCAGGCATTCGATGCGCTTCGGCCGGGCGGATTGCTGGCAATGGAGATTGGCTGGGGACAGACAGATGCTATCCGCGATCTGCTTAGCGGATGGATGGACGTTTCGTTTGTGGATGACTTGCAGGGGATTCCAAGAGTGGCCCTAGCCAGGCGACCTGACTAG
- a CDS encoding gamma carbonic anhydrase family protein translates to MIRPYQGTTPTVASGCYVDPSAQVIGDVMLGEQASVWMNAVIRGDVNAIRIGARSNVQDCAVLHGMRHLYPVIVGEMVTIGHNATVHGCILEDTVLVGIGATILNNARIGEGSIIAAGAVIPEHMIIPPRSLVAGVPGKIRRTLGDADRELILQYARNYLDYTAIYLAEGTSH, encoded by the coding sequence ATGATCCGTCCTTATCAGGGCACCACTCCCACGGTCGCCTCCGGCTGCTATGTTGACCCGTCCGCCCAGGTGATTGGCGACGTCATGCTCGGCGAACAGGCCAGCGTCTGGATGAACGCCGTGATCCGCGGCGACGTAAACGCAATTCGTATCGGCGCGCGCAGCAATGTGCAGGATTGCGCCGTTCTCCACGGCATGCGCCATCTCTACCCGGTCATCGTTGGCGAGATGGTCACCATCGGCCACAATGCCACCGTCCACGGATGCATCCTTGAAGACACGGTTCTTGTCGGCATCGGGGCAACGATCCTCAACAATGCCCGTATCGGCGAAGGTTCCATCATCGCCGCAGGAGCCGTTATTCCAGAGCATATGATCATCCCGCCGCGTTCGCTGGTCGCCGGCGTCCCAGGCAAAATTCGCCGAACACTGGGCGATGCCGACCGAGAACTCATCCTCCAGTACGCCCGTAATTACCTCGACTACACGGCCATCTATCTCGCAGAAGGTACTTCGCATTAG
- the rpsU gene encoding 30S ribosomal protein S21, with product MAEVRVQEGEPLENALRRFKRKVQTEDIIKEVKRHSFYLKPGEKKRVKEALARKRNRKKIRKEQD from the coding sequence TTGGCAGAGGTTCGAGTTCAAGAAGGCGAACCCCTTGAGAATGCCCTGCGTCGCTTTAAGCGTAAAGTGCAGACTGAAGACATCATCAAGGAAGTCAAGCGTCACTCTTTTTATCTGAAACCAGGTGAGAAGAAGCGCGTGAAGGAAGCGTTAGCGCGCAAGCGTAACCGCAAGAAGATTCGTAAAGAGCAGGACTAG
- a CDS encoding MBL fold metallo-hydrolase: MHPASLPSDADLVRARTQVGDFELTVCTDGTYLLDGGAMFGVVPKTLWEKRMQADDENRILLGLNTVVVRTGRHTVVIETGIGNKQPAKMRAIHENQELLPASLTAAGVRPEEVDIVINTHLHFDHCGWNTTLQPDGSVTPTFPNARYFAHLGEVQHGHLQLDRDRVSYLAPNYDPLVQSGQMTLLDNERLRSDPKICHGISVELFPGHTDHMMAVHIESGSEHACYIGDLIATSAHLNPTWVMGYDLDPLECIAQRKRFYERAIPEKWLVLFTHDHQTPMARIEVNEKGKPVVQSTE; encoded by the coding sequence ATGCATCCTGCTTCGCTGCCCTCAGACGCTGATCTTGTTCGCGCCAGAACTCAAGTTGGTGACTTCGAACTGACTGTCTGCACAGATGGAACCTATCTGCTCGATGGTGGAGCGATGTTTGGCGTTGTGCCCAAAACGCTATGGGAGAAGCGGATGCAGGCGGACGATGAAAACCGCATCCTTCTGGGGCTGAATACGGTTGTGGTGCGGACCGGCAGGCACACGGTCGTCATTGAGACAGGGATCGGCAACAAACAGCCGGCAAAGATGCGCGCCATTCATGAGAATCAGGAGCTGCTTCCGGCTTCCCTCACGGCAGCGGGCGTGCGACCGGAGGAGGTCGACATTGTCATCAACACTCATCTGCATTTTGACCATTGCGGCTGGAACACCACGCTCCAGCCTGACGGCTCCGTGACGCCAACCTTCCCAAATGCGCGATACTTCGCTCACCTGGGCGAAGTCCAGCATGGGCATCTCCAACTTGATCGTGATCGGGTGAGTTATCTCGCGCCTAACTACGATCCGCTGGTGCAATCGGGGCAGATGACCCTGCTCGACAATGAGCGGCTACGGTCCGATCCGAAGATCTGCCATGGGATCTCGGTAGAGTTGTTTCCCGGGCATACGGATCATATGATGGCCGTCCACATCGAGTCAGGCTCTGAGCACGCCTGTTACATCGGCGACCTGATCGCAACGAGTGCTCATCTCAATCCAACCTGGGTGATGGGCTACGATCTCGATCCGCTCGAATGCATCGCGCAGCGCAAACGGTTCTACGAGCGGGCGATCCCCGAGAAATGGCTGGTTCTGTTCACGCACGATCACCAAACGCCGATGGCGCGGATCGAGGTCAACGAGAAGGGTAAGCCGGTGGTGCAGTCGACAGAGTAG
- the rpmA gene encoding 50S ribosomal protein L27 codes for MAHKKGLGSSKNGRDSNAQRLGVKVFGGQAILGGGIIVRQRGTPLKPGANVGRGKDDTLFAKISGVVRFQDRGQKGRFVLVDPADVVAVPA; via the coding sequence ATGGCACATAAAAAAGGTCTAGGCTCCTCTAAGAACGGTCGCGATTCAAACGCCCAGCGACTGGGAGTCAAGGTATTCGGCGGTCAGGCAATTCTCGGCGGCGGCATTATCGTTCGCCAGCGCGGAACACCGCTCAAGCCCGGCGCAAACGTCGGTCGCGGCAAAGACGACACCCTCTTCGCCAAGATCAGCGGCGTCGTCCGCTTTCAGGATCGTGGCCAGAAGGGCCGCTTCGTCCTCGTCGATCCGGCCGATGTTGTCGCAGTTCCTGCCTAG
- the rplU gene encoding 50S ribosomal protein L21: MYAVIRTGGKQYRVAPGDKLKIETTAHEDGNVEFSDVLAFSGEEGKFEQELTGAKVLASVVGTGRGDKILVFKLKRKKQYKKMQGHRQNYVEVKINEILVNGQSFKA, from the coding sequence ATGTATGCAGTGATCCGTACCGGTGGCAAGCAGTATCGCGTCGCCCCAGGCGACAAGTTGAAGATTGAGACCACCGCCCACGAAGACGGCAACGTCGAGTTCTCCGATGTCCTCGCCTTCAGCGGCGAAGAGGGCAAATTCGAGCAGGAACTGACCGGCGCAAAGGTCCTTGCCTCGGTCGTAGGCACAGGCCGCGGCGACAAGATTCTCGTCTTCAAACTGAAGCGCAAGAAGCAGTACAAGAAGATGCAGGGTCATCGGCAGAACTACGTTGAAGTCAAGATCAACGAGATTCTGGTAAACGGCCAAAGCTTCAAGGCGTAA
- the dut gene encoding dUTP diphosphatase: MIHLTEIEAEWEMIRNFGLEGLPMLRIKVLKLNPAARLPRYAHTGAWGDLAADLHAIDEATLAPGQTLAVATGIALELPSEYGALVEDRSGLALRGLTTLAGVIDPGYRGEIKVVLTNLGSEPKEIIAGDRIAQLRLVRRYEAVFEEVDELIEAPRGVGGFGSTGQ, from the coding sequence ATGATTCATCTGACCGAGATTGAAGCAGAATGGGAGATGATCCGAAATTTCGGCCTGGAAGGCTTACCGATGCTTAGAATCAAGGTCCTGAAACTCAATCCGGCAGCCCGGCTGCCCCGATACGCGCATACGGGAGCATGGGGCGATCTGGCCGCCGACCTGCACGCGATTGACGAAGCGACGCTGGCTCCGGGGCAGACGCTCGCTGTAGCGACTGGTATCGCCCTGGAGCTTCCGTCAGAGTACGGCGCGCTGGTCGAAGACCGCTCCGGGTTGGCTCTGCGCGGTTTGACGACGCTGGCGGGGGTCATCGATCCGGGGTATCGAGGGGAGATTAAAGTCGTCCTGACGAATCTGGGTAGTGAGCCTAAAGAGATCATCGCTGGAGATCGAATCGCGCAGCTCAGGCTGGTGCGGCGGTATGAGGCGGTCTTTGAAGAGGTCGATGAGTTGATCGAGGCACCGCGCGGAGTCGGTGGTTTCGGCAGCACAGGGCAATAA
- a CDS encoding DUF5996 family protein, whose product MMTEELNDSGPWPALPWAAWEATAATLHMWTQIVGKTRLALTPLQNHWWNVPLYVTARGLGTSAMPCGDGLLEIEFDFVTHALHLRPSYGDALSLPLRAQSVAAFYGEYEDALRSLGIVVPINPMPVELARPIRFDLDTVHASYDPEYAHRFWQILARANTIFHQFGTEFLGKVSPVHFFWGSFDLAVTRFSGRPAPPREGVDGIQREAYSHEVISAGFWPGNGGYGAPAFYCYAAPVPEGMSKAVIRPDIAHFDTVLGEFLLPYEALREQSDPDAAVLEFLQSAYSAAADLAGWDRVALERHAGSRWA is encoded by the coding sequence ATGATGACTGAGGAACTGAACGATAGCGGACCCTGGCCCGCGCTTCCATGGGCTGCATGGGAGGCAACAGCCGCGACGCTGCACATGTGGACGCAGATTGTCGGCAAGACACGGCTCGCCCTCACGCCTCTTCAAAACCATTGGTGGAATGTTCCGCTCTATGTCACTGCGCGCGGCCTGGGAACCTCAGCGATGCCTTGTGGCGATGGCCTGCTTGAAATCGAGTTTGATTTTGTGACCCATGCATTGCACCTGCGGCCAAGTTATGGTGACGCCCTCTCGCTTCCCCTGCGGGCACAATCCGTCGCGGCCTTCTACGGCGAATACGAAGATGCGCTGCGGTCGCTGGGGATCGTAGTTCCTATCAATCCGATGCCCGTCGAACTTGCTCGCCCTATCCGCTTCGACCTGGATACGGTGCATGCGAGCTATGATCCGGAATACGCTCACCGGTTTTGGCAGATTCTTGCCCGCGCCAACACGATCTTTCACCAGTTTGGGACGGAGTTTCTAGGCAAGGTGAGCCCAGTGCACTTCTTCTGGGGCAGCTTCGACCTTGCGGTCACGCGATTCTCTGGCCGCCCGGCGCCGCCTCGGGAGGGAGTTGACGGTATCCAGCGCGAGGCCTACTCGCACGAGGTGATCAGCGCTGGTTTCTGGCCTGGGAACGGAGGCTACGGAGCACCGGCTTTCTACTGCTACGCCGCGCCAGTTCCCGAGGGAATGTCGAAGGCGGTCATTCGCCCCGACATAGCGCATTTCGATACGGTACTGGGTGAGTTCCTGCTTCCGTATGAGGCGCTGCGGGAGCAGTCGGACCCGGATGCAGCGGTGCTCGAGTTTCTCCAGAGTGCATACTCCGCAGCCGCCGACCTCGCGGGATGGGATCGGGTCGCCCTCGAAAGGCATGCCGGATCGAGATGGGCTTGA